A genomic segment from Streptosporangium roseum DSM 43021 encodes:
- a CDS encoding ABC transporter ATP-binding protein yields MRLTVTDVTKAFGGTQVLRGASLTVEEGDLAAVLGPSGCGKTTLLRIVAGFESLDSGSVAIGEREVSGLPPERRKVGIVPQEAALFPHLSVARNVGFGLPRGSSERVEECLELVGLAGFGDRMPHQISGGQQQRVALARALAPHPGVVLLDEPFNALDRSLRVSVRDEVRAALKRAGATAVLVTHDQEEALSMADTVAVMREGRIVQEGTPASVYAAPRDLGVATFVGEAVVLAATADHGVASCVLGDLPQRANGVAGKGRVALRPEQFVLREPGEGVGGLVERVEFFGHDAAITVALEPGTMIRARTRGDVPHRPGDRVGVTVEGPVLFFPE; encoded by the coding sequence TTGAGACTGACCGTCACGGACGTGACCAAGGCCTTCGGCGGCACGCAGGTGCTGCGCGGCGCGTCGCTGACCGTGGAGGAGGGCGACCTCGCCGCGGTGCTCGGCCCGTCCGGCTGCGGCAAGACCACGCTGCTGCGCATCGTCGCGGGTTTCGAGAGCCTCGACTCGGGGTCGGTGGCGATCGGCGAGCGCGAGGTGTCCGGGCTGCCGCCCGAGCGGCGCAAGGTCGGGATCGTGCCGCAGGAGGCGGCGCTCTTCCCGCACCTGTCGGTGGCGCGCAACGTCGGCTTCGGGCTGCCGCGCGGGTCCTCCGAACGTGTCGAGGAGTGCCTGGAGCTGGTCGGCCTGGCCGGGTTCGGCGACCGCATGCCGCACCAGATCTCCGGCGGCCAGCAGCAGCGGGTGGCCCTCGCCCGCGCCCTCGCCCCGCACCCGGGCGTGGTCCTGCTGGACGAGCCGTTCAACGCCCTGGACCGCTCGCTCCGGGTGAGCGTCCGCGACGAGGTGCGGGCGGCGCTGAAACGGGCCGGGGCGACCGCGGTGCTCGTCACGCACGACCAGGAGGAGGCGCTGTCCATGGCCGACACCGTCGCGGTCATGCGCGAGGGCCGGATCGTCCAGGAGGGCACCCCCGCCTCGGTCTACGCGGCCCCGCGAGACCTGGGCGTGGCCACGTTCGTGGGGGAGGCGGTGGTGCTCGCCGCCACCGCCGACCACGGCGTCGCCTCCTGCGTGCTCGGCGACCTGCCGCAGCGGGCCAACGGGGTCGCGGGGAAGGGCCGGGTCGCGCTCCGGCCCGAGCAGTTCGTGCTCCGCGAGCCGGGGGAGGGCGTCGGCGGGCTGGTCGAGCGGGTGGAGTTCTTCGGGCACGACGCCGCGATCACGGTCGCGCTGGAGCCGGGGACCATGATCCGGGCCCGTACGCGCGGCGACGTGCCGCACCGCCCCGGCGACCGCGTGGGCGTCACGGTCGAGGGGCCGGTGCTGTTCTTCCCCGAGTGA
- a CDS encoding ABC transporter permease: protein MSVRRIPAGLLTPAAVTAALALLPVGYLVVRSAEGGLDGVARTLLRARTLELALRSLGLAAVVTALCVAIGISLAWLVIRSDLPGRGFFGILAALPLAVPSYVAAYTWVAAVDLEGFTGSVLVLTLCSYPYVYLPVAAALSRMDPATEEVALSLGRGRSGVVLRQLRPSAAAGALLVAMYVLAEFGAVAIMRFDVFTTQIYTSYRAGFNRTPAAVLGLLLVLITLLIVVAESRSRGRASYAMRGNPARRPPVIRLRAGTRAFALAWATALAGLAVGFPLAGIGYWLLNGSSARVDLGELSGAVGATLGVAAAGALLTTALAVPVGIIAARYRGRTATFLEQSTYVGHSLPGIVMALSLVFFAVRYVPAVYQRSPLLVVAYAVLFMPAAVGAVRASVLQSPPVLEEVARSLGRTPLQAVRAVTLPLALPGVLAGAALVFLTAMKELPATLLLRPTGMETLATQLWAETGSGAYAAAAPYAALLMLLAAVPGFLLGRRSLKETS from the coding sequence ATGTCGGTCCGCCGGATCCCCGCGGGACTGCTGACGCCCGCCGCCGTGACGGCGGCGCTGGCGCTGCTGCCGGTGGGCTACCTGGTGGTGCGCTCGGCCGAGGGCGGCCTCGACGGCGTGGCCAGGACGCTGCTGCGGGCCAGGACGCTGGAGCTGGCCCTGCGCAGCCTGGGACTGGCGGCCGTGGTGACCGCGCTGTGCGTGGCCATCGGGATCTCGCTGGCCTGGCTGGTGATCAGGAGCGACCTGCCGGGACGCGGCTTCTTCGGCATCCTGGCCGCGCTGCCGCTCGCCGTGCCGTCCTACGTCGCCGCCTACACGTGGGTGGCCGCGGTCGACCTGGAGGGTTTCACCGGGTCGGTGCTGGTGCTCACGCTCTGCAGCTACCCCTACGTCTACCTTCCGGTGGCCGCCGCGCTCAGCAGGATGGATCCGGCGACGGAGGAGGTCGCGCTCTCCCTGGGGCGCGGCCGGTCCGGCGTCGTCCTCCGCCAGCTACGGCCCTCGGCCGCGGCGGGGGCGCTACTGGTCGCGATGTACGTGCTCGCCGAGTTCGGTGCGGTGGCGATCATGCGCTTCGACGTGTTCACCACGCAGATCTACACCTCCTACCGGGCGGGCTTCAACCGCACCCCGGCGGCGGTGCTCGGGCTGCTGCTGGTGCTGATCACACTCCTGATCGTGGTGGCGGAGTCCCGCAGCCGGGGCAGGGCCTCCTACGCCATGCGGGGCAACCCGGCGCGCAGGCCCCCGGTCATCCGGCTGCGCGCAGGGACCAGGGCGTTCGCGCTGGCCTGGGCCACCGCGCTCGCCGGCCTCGCGGTCGGCTTCCCCCTGGCCGGCATCGGCTACTGGCTGCTCAACGGCTCCTCGGCCAGGGTCGACCTGGGAGAGCTGTCCGGGGCGGTGGGCGCCACGCTGGGCGTCGCGGCGGCGGGCGCGCTGCTCACCACGGCGCTGGCCGTACCGGTCGGGATCATCGCGGCGCGTTACCGCGGCCGTACGGCGACCTTCCTGGAGCAGTCCACCTACGTGGGGCATTCGCTGCCCGGCATCGTCATGGCGCTGTCGTTGGTGTTCTTCGCCGTGCGCTACGTCCCGGCCGTCTACCAGCGCTCCCCGCTGCTGGTGGTCGCCTACGCCGTGCTGTTCATGCCCGCCGCGGTCGGCGCGGTGCGGGCCTCGGTCCTCCAGTCGCCGCCGGTGCTGGAGGAGGTCGCCCGGTCGCTGGGCCGCACCCCGCTGCAGGCCGTCCGCGCCGTCACCCTCCCGCTCGCCCTGCCCGGCGTGCTCGCGGGGGCCGCTCTGGTGTTCCTCACCGCGATGAAGGAACTGCCCGCCACCCTGCTGCTCCGGCCGACCGGCATGGAGACCCTCGCGACCCAGCTGTGGGCGGAGACCGGTTCGGGCGCCTACGCCGCCGCCGCGCCGTACGCCGCCCTGCTCATGCTTCTGGCGGCCGTCCCCGGTTTCCTCCTGGGCCGCCGATCCCTCAAGGAGACGTCTTGA